One genomic window of Nicotiana sylvestris chromosome 10, ASM39365v2, whole genome shotgun sequence includes the following:
- the LOC138879632 gene encoding uncharacterized protein — MRTPDVGTTHEGSDIFWECLARIEDGPDLDASFIFDESQRLLKQAVSLHQQAFSKSRAELARCEAELKKLVKERDGLKRLYVQEEEEVRDLRVELVKARQEQAVLIEKAQQKGELVEQLRDELKMKETETLGWKQRMDHLASEKDTLWEQLTSIERQLQSAKEETLARSRKIEELEAKSAAEVAKAKSEAERETLEEVHAHGFDLSADIEKAKTLEEEAATLLSDDEDTASGSESGGDEDEVPEEEIPEDVAPDDAAPEDVASKDVVPEDMAPK, encoded by the exons ATGAGGACTCCTGATGTGGGAACAACCCATGAAGGAAGTGATATTTTTTGGGAGTGCCTTGCGAGGATCGAAGATGGTCCCGATCTTGACGCTTCGTTTATTTTTGATGAGTCACAAAGGCTTCTCAAACAA GCTGTGTCGCTTCACCAACAAGCATTTTCCAAATCTCGAGCTGAGCTTGCCCGATGCGAAGCCGAACTCAAGAAACTGGTGAAAGAGAGGGATGGCCTTAAGCGCCTTTATGTACAGGAAGAGGAGGAGGTCAGGGATCTCCGAGTCGAGTTGGTGAAGGCTCGTCAAGAACAAGCCGTGCTTATTGAAAAG GCCCAGCAGAAAGGCGAGCTGGTGGAGCAGCTTCGAGATGAGCTCAAGATGAAAGAGACCGAGACACTAGGGTGGAAGCAACGCATGGACCATCTCGCCTCAGAGAAAGATACACTTTGGGAACAACTAACTTCAATTGAACGCCAGCTTCAAAGTGCAAAGGAGGAAACCTTGGCCCGGAGCCGCAAAATCGAGGAGCTCGAAGCTAAATCAGCTGCTGAGGTTGCGAAGGCCAAATCTGAGGCAGAG AGAGAAACTCTCGAGGAGGTGCACGCTCATGGCTTTGACCTCTCAGCTGATATTGAAAAAGCAAAAACTTTGGAGGAAGAGGCTGCCACTTTGCTCTCCGATGACGAGGATACCGCTAGTGGCTCCGAGAGCGGAGGAGATGAGGACGAAGTCCCCGAGGAGGAGATTCCCGAAGATGTGGCTCCCGATGATGCAGCCCCCGAGGATGTGGCTTCCAAAGATGTGGTTCCCGAGGATATGGCCCCGAAG